A DNA window from Calderihabitans maritimus contains the following coding sequences:
- a CDS encoding DUF6305 family protein, with protein sequence MRKALLILLIVSILILTWYFRLPSGDNHAETVPHLFKPLGRERALITTVGQGPEGLIVAKMADELKIRNYYRYKAEAIDVEGYGSLLVAVGYSDMGMLSSRISWGEEKQRALELVKAAKKQRIPVILLHLGGRSRRGHKNDELINMLAPHADYMIVLRNGNRDGFFSRIAKENQIPITVVRDMEAVKIPLNSVYR encoded by the coding sequence TTGCGCAAAGCTTTATTAATACTCTTAATCGTAAGCATTCTTATTTTAACTTGGTACTTCCGTCTGCCCTCCGGTGATAACCATGCTGAGACCGTTCCTCACCTGTTTAAACCGCTCGGCCGGGAACGGGCACTGATTACCACGGTAGGACAAGGCCCGGAGGGATTAATAGTAGCTAAGATGGCCGATGAGTTAAAAATAAGGAATTATTACCGCTATAAAGCCGAAGCAATCGATGTGGAAGGATACGGTAGCTTGCTGGTGGCAGTCGGATACAGTGATATGGGTATGCTTAGTTCCCGAATCTCGTGGGGGGAGGAAAAACAAAGAGCCTTGGAACTGGTTAAAGCCGCAAAGAAACAGCGCATACCGGTTATTCTTTTACATTTAGGTGGCCGGAGTCGGCGGGGGCATAAAAACGATGAACTAATCAATATGTTAGCACCACATGCCGATTATATGATTGTTTTAAGAAACGGTAACCGAGATGGTTTTTTCAGCCGCATTGCCAAAGAGAATCAAATACCTATAACGGTGGTAAGAGACATGGAAGCCGTCAAAATACCACTCAACTCAGTTTACAGATAG
- a CDS encoding isocitrate dehydrogenase (NAD(+)) — MKHVITLIPGDGIGPEITEAARRVLDASGVEIEWEVVEAGEAVIKEYGTPLPEPVLDSIRKNKVALKGPLTTPVGTGFRSVNVALRKALDLYANVRPAKTLPGVNSRYDNIDLIVVRENTEDLYAGVEHMVGEDAAESIKIITRRASERIVRFAFELAKNQNRRKVTAVHKANILKLSDGLFLECARKVAQEYPEIEFEDRIVDNMCMQLVQKPELYDVLVMPNLYGDILSDLCAGLVGGLGVAPGANIGDEAAVFEPVHGSAPKYAGQNKVNPLAIILSGVMMLEHLGEFEAAARVRQAVNEVLEEKKFVTYDLGGSAGTSEMADAIIRKMQ, encoded by the coding sequence ATGAAACATGTAATAACTTTGATACCCGGAGACGGCATTGGACCTGAGATTACAGAGGCGGCCAGGCGAGTGTTAGATGCCTCAGGAGTGGAGATTGAGTGGGAAGTTGTTGAAGCGGGCGAAGCTGTGATTAAGGAATATGGTACTCCTTTACCGGAGCCCGTGCTGGATTCTATCCGCAAAAACAAGGTGGCCCTCAAGGGCCCCTTGACCACTCCGGTGGGGACTGGTTTTCGCAGTGTTAATGTTGCGCTGCGCAAAGCGCTGGACCTTTATGCCAATGTTCGCCCGGCTAAGACGCTTCCTGGTGTGAATAGTCGGTATGATAACATAGATCTTATAGTGGTGCGGGAGAACACAGAGGACCTGTACGCCGGGGTCGAGCACATGGTAGGAGAGGATGCTGCGGAAAGCATCAAGATCATTACCCGCCGGGCTTCGGAAAGAATAGTGCGTTTTGCCTTCGAGTTGGCTAAAAATCAAAACCGGCGTAAAGTAACCGCCGTGCATAAAGCTAATATTCTCAAGCTTTCCGACGGTTTGTTTCTGGAATGTGCCCGTAAGGTTGCCCAGGAGTACCCGGAGATAGAGTTTGAAGACCGCATTGTAGATAACATGTGTATGCAACTGGTACAAAAACCGGAGCTCTATGATGTACTGGTTATGCCTAATCTCTACGGTGACATCCTTTCGGATCTATGTGCAGGGTTAGTAGGTGGTCTGGGCGTGGCTCCGGGAGCTAACATCGGAGATGAGGCGGCCGTTTTTGAGCCGGTGCACGGGAGCGCTCCCAAGTACGCGGGACAGAACAAAGTTAATCCCTTGGCCATCATTCTGTCGGGCGTAATGATGCTGGAACACTTAGGAGAGTTTGAAGCTGCTGCCAGGGTCCGGCAGGCCGTTAATGAGGTTTTAGAGGAGAAGAAATTTGTTACTTATGATTTGGGTGGCAGTGCCGGTACCAGCGAGATGGCCGATGCCATAATCCGCAAAATGCAATAA
- the nifV gene encoding homocitrate synthase yields MKRHVIIVDTTLRDGEQTAGVVFANKEKVRIAKLLDKVGVHQIEAGIPVMGGDEKEAIKQIVDSGLKASIMGWNRAVISDIKHSLDCGVDAVAISISTSDIHIQHKLRSTREEVIKNMVKAVEFAKKHNLYVSVNAEDASRTEQDFLIKFAKAAKEAGADRLRFCDTVGIMEPFSTYERIKHLIEEVKIDIEMHMHNDFGMATANTFAGIRAGATHAGVTVVGLGERAGNAALEEVVMALKYLDNTDLEFNTEMFRELAEYVSLASGRELPAWKAIVGTNMFAHESGIHADGMLKHARTYEAFTPEEVGLERQIVIGKHSGTAAIIAKFHEYGIHLNEKEATEILARVRAAAVDLKRSLFDKELVYIYEDYIQGKRKTS; encoded by the coding sequence ATGAAAAGACATGTAATAATCGTTGACACTACTCTTAGGGATGGAGAGCAAACGGCCGGAGTAGTTTTTGCCAATAAGGAAAAAGTACGTATTGCAAAACTATTAGATAAGGTAGGCGTTCATCAAATTGAGGCCGGCATTCCCGTTATGGGTGGAGATGAAAAAGAAGCGATTAAGCAAATTGTTGATTCCGGTTTGAAAGCCAGTATAATGGGCTGGAACCGGGCGGTAATTTCTGACATCAAACACTCCCTGGATTGCGGAGTGGATGCGGTGGCCATATCCATTTCCACCTCCGACATTCATATCCAGCATAAGTTGCGGAGTACCCGAGAAGAAGTAATTAAGAACATGGTCAAGGCTGTTGAGTTTGCCAAAAAACATAACTTGTATGTGTCGGTTAATGCGGAAGATGCTTCACGAACCGAACAGGATTTCTTAATTAAATTTGCTAAGGCCGCCAAGGAGGCGGGTGCCGACCGCCTGCGTTTCTGCGACACGGTAGGAATTATGGAACCTTTTAGTACCTACGAACGGATAAAGCATCTCATCGAAGAGGTAAAAATCGATATTGAAATGCATATGCACAACGATTTCGGGATGGCTACGGCTAATACCTTTGCCGGCATCAGGGCGGGGGCTACCCACGCGGGAGTAACGGTTGTCGGTCTGGGAGAGCGGGCCGGCAATGCCGCTCTGGAAGAAGTGGTTATGGCCTTAAAGTACCTGGATAATACCGATTTGGAATTTAACACGGAAATGTTCCGAGAGCTTGCCGAGTACGTATCCTTGGCTTCCGGTCGAGAGTTGCCTGCCTGGAAGGCAATTGTTGGGACCAATATGTTTGCTCATGAATCAGGTATCCATGCCGACGGAATGCTGAAACACGCCCGTACTTATGAGGCCTTCACTCCGGAAGAAGTAGGTTTGGAACGCCAGATTGTTATAGGAAAACACTCGGGTACGGCGGCTATTATTGCCAAGTTTCACGAATATGGTATTCACCTGAATGAAAAAGAGGCTACAGAAATTTTAGCCAGAGTACGGGCTGCGGCGGTCGACCTGAAGCGGTCGCTCTTTGATAAAGAACTGGTATATATTTACGAAGACTACATACAGGGGAAGAGAAAAACTTCTTAA
- the gatB gene encoding Asp-tRNA(Asn)/Glu-tRNA(Gln) amidotransferase subunit GatB: MAEYEAVIGLEVHAELKTNSKIFCGCTTEFGGAPNTHVCPICLGMPGVLPVLNRNVVEYAIKAGLALNCEIAEFSKFDRKNYYYPDLPKNYQISQYDLPIAKNGYLEIEVDGQTKRIGITRLHMEEDAGKLIHQGDDIAEAEYSLVDYNRTGVPLIEIVSEPDLRSPVEARLYMEKLKAILQYCDVSDCKMQEGSLRCDANVSVRPKGSTEFGTKTEIKNLNSFKALQRALEYEIKRQIEILEDGGRIVQETRSWDESKGITITLRSKEEAHDYRYFPEPDLVPLVIDREWVERVRQTLPELPDARRRRLMEEYGLPAYDAMVITGSKALADYFDQCVEKFSDAKTVSNWIMGELLRLLNAHNLEVEDSPVKPEGLAELLALINKGTISGKIAKTVFEEMFETGKGAEEIVKEKGLVQITDEKVLAPIVDKVIEENPKSVEDYRNGKDRAFGFLVGQVMKATKGKANPQLVNKLLRERL; the protein is encoded by the coding sequence ATGGCGGAATATGAAGCGGTAATTGGTTTGGAAGTGCATGCGGAGCTTAAGACTAATTCCAAGATTTTCTGTGGATGTACTACCGAATTTGGCGGTGCCCCCAACACGCATGTGTGTCCCATTTGCCTGGGAATGCCGGGAGTACTACCGGTTCTCAACCGCAATGTAGTGGAATACGCTATTAAGGCCGGACTGGCCCTTAATTGTGAAATAGCCGAGTTCAGCAAGTTTGACCGGAAAAATTACTACTATCCCGATTTACCTAAGAACTACCAAATTTCCCAGTACGATCTGCCTATTGCTAAAAACGGTTACCTGGAAATTGAAGTAGACGGCCAGACAAAGAGAATCGGTATTACGCGCCTGCATATGGAAGAGGATGCCGGCAAGCTGATTCATCAAGGCGACGATATAGCGGAGGCGGAATATTCTCTGGTGGACTATAATCGTACTGGTGTGCCTCTAATAGAGATTGTCTCTGAACCGGATTTGCGCTCACCGGTTGAAGCCAGACTCTATATGGAAAAGCTGAAGGCAATTCTTCAATATTGTGATGTTTCGGATTGCAAGATGCAGGAAGGTTCACTTCGCTGCGATGCCAACGTATCGGTACGGCCGAAAGGCAGTACCGAATTCGGGACTAAGACGGAAATCAAGAACTTGAACTCCTTCAAGGCCCTGCAAAGGGCGTTGGAATACGAAATCAAGCGCCAGATTGAGATTTTGGAAGATGGAGGCAGGATAGTTCAAGAAACCCGTTCTTGGGACGAAAGCAAAGGAATTACCATTACCCTGCGCAGTAAAGAGGAAGCCCATGACTATCGTTATTTCCCGGAACCGGATTTAGTACCGCTGGTCATTGATCGGGAATGGGTAGAACGGGTGCGCCAAACGTTGCCGGAGCTACCTGATGCTCGCCGACGGAGGCTTATGGAAGAATATGGGTTACCTGCTTATGATGCCATGGTGATAACTGGCAGCAAGGCCTTGGCGGACTATTTCGACCAGTGTGTGGAAAAATTTTCTGATGCCAAAACGGTAAGTAACTGGATTATGGGCGAGCTGTTGCGATTATTGAATGCCCATAACCTGGAGGTGGAGGATTCGCCGGTAAAACCGGAAGGTCTCGCGGAACTGCTCGCTTTGATTAATAAGGGTACTATAAGCGGGAAAATAGCTAAAACCGTCTTTGAGGAAATGTTCGAGACCGGTAAGGGTGCAGAGGAAATCGTCAAGGAAAAAGGTTTGGTACAGATTACCGATGAAAAGGTGCTGGCGCCTATAGTAGATAAGGTGATAGAGGAGAACCCCAAATCGGTAGAAGACTACCGTAACGGTAAGGACAGAGCCTTTGGTTTCCTAGTGGGCCAGGTGATGAAGGCCACCAAAGGTAAGGCCAACCCCCAATTGGTTAACAAGTTATTGCGGGAAAGGTTGTAA
- the gatA gene encoding Asp-tRNA(Asn)/Glu-tRNA(Gln) amidotransferase subunit GatA, translating to MNLYELTAHELHELLQKKEVSSREITQSVLERIEEVDDSVKAYVTLTKEKALQQADKVDKSLASGETLGPLAGIPMGFKDNICTKGIKTTCSSKILENFVPPYNATVVERLEEAGAICLGKLNMDEFAMGSSNENSAFFPTRNPWDLDRVPGGSSGGAVAAVAADEAIYTLGSDTGGSIRQPASFCGVVGLKPTYGLVSRFGLVAFASSLDQIGPITKDVTDCALVLQAIAGHDPYDSTSANLPVPDYRQALVPDIKGLRLGIPREYFGEGLDAEVKEAVNQAISKLEELGACCEEVSLPHTEYALPAYYLIAPAEASSNLARYDGVKYGYRTEEAKDTVSMYMKTRREGFGPEVKRRIMLGTYALSSGYYDAYYLKALKVRTLIKRDFDRAFEKYDALIAPTSPTVAFKIGEKANDPLAMYLSDICTIPVNMAGLPAISIPCGFSQGLPVGLQIIGKPFDEVTILRVAYTFEQNTDYHRAKPALEVKR from the coding sequence CTTCACGAGCTGTTACAGAAGAAAGAAGTCAGCTCCCGGGAAATAACCCAGAGCGTTTTGGAACGGATTGAAGAGGTAGATGATTCGGTAAAAGCGTATGTGACCCTAACCAAGGAAAAGGCTTTACAACAGGCGGACAAGGTTGATAAGTCCTTAGCTTCAGGAGAAACGCTTGGTCCTTTGGCCGGTATACCCATGGGCTTTAAAGATAATATTTGTACCAAAGGTATTAAAACCACCTGCTCTTCCAAAATTCTGGAAAATTTTGTGCCGCCTTATAATGCTACCGTAGTAGAACGGTTGGAAGAGGCCGGAGCAATTTGTTTGGGGAAACTGAACATGGACGAATTTGCCATGGGCTCTTCCAATGAAAACTCCGCCTTTTTTCCTACCCGGAATCCCTGGGATTTGGACCGAGTTCCGGGCGGTTCCAGCGGTGGTGCGGTAGCGGCGGTAGCGGCTGACGAGGCCATCTATACGCTGGGCTCCGACACCGGCGGTTCCATCCGGCAGCCGGCTTCTTTTTGCGGGGTAGTTGGGCTTAAGCCTACATACGGTCTGGTGTCCCGTTTCGGACTGGTAGCCTTTGCTTCTTCTCTGGACCAGATCGGACCTATTACCAAAGATGTTACCGATTGTGCTCTAGTCCTGCAGGCCATTGCCGGACATGATCCGTACGACTCTACTTCGGCGAACCTGCCTGTTCCTGACTACCGACAGGCGTTGGTTCCAGATATCAAAGGCCTGCGGCTGGGGATTCCCCGCGAGTATTTCGGAGAGGGACTTGACGCGGAAGTAAAGGAAGCAGTTAACCAGGCTATATCCAAACTTGAGGAACTGGGCGCCTGTTGTGAGGAAGTCAGCCTACCTCACACCGAGTACGCTCTTCCCGCTTACTATCTTATTGCTCCGGCGGAGGCCAGCTCCAACCTGGCCCGGTACGACGGAGTAAAGTACGGCTACCGGACGGAGGAGGCCAAGGATACGGTAAGCATGTATATGAAGACCCGCAGGGAAGGGTTCGGCCCTGAGGTAAAGCGGAGAATCATGCTGGGTACTTATGCTCTGAGCTCGGGATATTATGACGCTTATTACCTTAAAGCCCTTAAAGTGCGTACTCTTATCAAGAGAGACTTCGATAGGGCTTTTGAAAAATATGATGCATTGATAGCTCCTACTTCTCCTACGGTGGCCTTTAAAATCGGAGAAAAGGCCAATGATCCTCTGGCCATGTACCTTTCCGACATCTGTACCATCCCGGTCAATATGGCTGGTCTTCCGGCTATTTCCATTCCCTGTGGGTTCAGCCAGGGGTTACCGGTCGGGCTGCAGATAATAGGCAAGCCTTTCGACGAGGTGACTATCCTCCGGGTGGCCTACACCTTTGAGCAAAACACCGATTATCATAGGGCGAAGCCGGCGCTGGAGGTGAAGCGGTAA